A genomic stretch from Helianthus annuus cultivar XRQ/B chromosome 1, HanXRQr2.0-SUNRISE, whole genome shotgun sequence includes:
- the LOC110925366 gene encoding uncharacterized protein LOC110925366, which produces MENNSLFKNDSDESEEITEVINFSENEKGFVSDYMINSDQLTKISKLKFKLDAKQVFNQPKTLQSLVSRAFSRKNKIFYCFNTEELSVDINNTSGEVYLPLLTKGEIAKKLLHIKPELRKSLNIVHIGAVKILLKAQFRDGINFPIKMALVDNRIINRQDALLGAIQGNLAYGKFMFTVYPKFALHRDSKDFDKTLSFIHQCERTDLMEPGNKVFTINYLVSYALTNSTHSIEYKEKESIAIEDIFSDIGIVEGSKFAEPSQLQENWAIDIARNKQVLVSKPRHSYAGSSLQIRESSNTEQLIRSLSERIDGYGRILKGVIGE; this is translated from the coding sequence ATGGAAAATAACAGTTTATTTAAAAACGATTCAGATGAGTCTGAAGAAATAACTGAAGTTATAAACTTTAGTGAAAACGAAAAAGGTTTTGTATCAGATTACATGATTAATTCTGATCAATTAACAAAAATTAGCAAGCTTAAATTCAAGCTTGacgcaaaacaagtttttaatcaaccaaaaactttacaAAGTTTAGTTTCTAGAGCTTTTTctagaaaaaataaaatattttattgttttaacaCTGAAGAACTTTCAGTTGACATAAACAATACGTCGGGTGAAGTTTATTTGCCACTCTTAACAAAGGGTGAAATAGCAAAAAAGCTTTTACATATTAAACCAGAGTTGAGAAAGTCTCTCAATATAGTACATATAGGAGCGGTTAAAATCCTCCTAAAAGCACAGTTTAGAGATGGAATTAATTTTCCTATAAAAATGGCCCTTGTTGATAACAGAATTATCAATAGGCAAGACGCTCTTCTTGGAGCAATTCAAGGAAATTTAGCTTATGGTAAATTTATGTTTACTGTCTATCCTAAATTTGCTTTACATCGAGATTCAAAAGATTTCGACAAAACTTTAAGTTTTATACATCAGTGTGAAAGAACTGATCTTATGGAACCAGGTAATAAAGTATTTACGATTAATTATTTAGTCTCATATGCTTTAACAAATAGCACTCATTCAATTGAGtacaaagaaaaagaaagcaTAGCAATTGAGGATATATTCTCAGATATTGGAATTGTTGAAGGCAGTAAATTCGCTGAGCCATCACAATTACAAGAAAACTGGGCAATTGATATTGCAcgaaataaacaagttttagtaTCAAAACCTAGACACAGTTATGCTGGAAGCTCTTTACAAATAAGAGAATCAAGTAATACTGAACAATTAATACGTTCTTTGTCTGAAAGAATTGATGGGTATGGTAGAATTTTAAAAGGAGTTATTGGAGAATAA
- the LOC110925367 gene encoding uncharacterized protein LOC110925367 produces MENNSLFKNDSDESEEITEVINFSENEKGFVSDYMINSDQLTKVSKLKFKLDAKQVFNQPKTLQSLVSRAFSRKNKIFYCFNTEELSVDINNTSGEVYLPLLTKGEIAKKLLHIKPELRKSLNMVHIGAVKILLKAQFRDGINFPIKMALVDNRIINRQDALLGAIQGNLAYGKFMFTVYPKFALHRDSKDFDKALSFIHQCERTDLMEPGNIVFTINYLVSYALTNSTHSIEYKEKESIAIEDIFSDIGIVEGSKFAEPSQLQENWAIDIARNKQVLVSKPRHSYAGSSLQIRESSNTEQLIRSLSERIDGYGRILKGVIGE; encoded by the coding sequence ATGGAAAATAACAGTTTATTTAAAAACGATTCAGATGAGTCTGAAGAAATAACTGAAGTTATAAACTTTAGTGAAAACGAAAAAGGTTTTGTATCAGATTACATGATTAATTCTGATCAATTAACAAAAGTTAGCAAGCTTAAATTCAAGCTTGacgcaaaacaagtttttaatcaaccaaaaactttacaAAGTTTAGTTTCTAGAGCTTTTTctagaaaaaataaaatattttattgttttaacaCTGAAGAACTTTCAGTTGACATAAACAATACGTCGGGTGAAGTTTATTTGCCACTCTTAACAAAGGGTGAAATAGCAAAAAAGCTTTTACATATTAAACCAGAGTTGAGAAAGTCTCTCAATATGGTACATATAGGAGCGGTTAAAATCCTCCTAAAAGCACAGTTTAGAGATGGAATTAATTTTCCTATAAAAATGGCCCTTGTTGATAACAGAATTATCAATAGGCAAGACGCTCTTCTTGGAGCAATTCAAGGAAATTTAGCTTATGGTAAATTTATGTTTACTGTCTATCCTAAATTTGCTTTACATCGAGATTCAAAAGATTTCGACAAAGCTTTAAGTTTTATACATCAGTGTGAAAGAACTGATCTTATGGAACCAGGTAATATAGTATTTACGATTAATTATTTAGTCTCATATGCTTTAACAAATAGCACTCATTCAATTGAGtacaaagaaaaagaaagcaTAGCAATTGAGGATATATTCTCAGATATTGGAATTGTTGAAGGCAGTAAATTCGCTGAGCCATCACAATTACAAGAAAACTGGGCAATTGATATTGCAcgaaataaacaagttttagtaTCAAAACCTAGACACAGTTATGCTGGAAGCTCTTTACAAATAAGAGAATCAAGTAATACTGAACAATTAATACGTTCTTTGTCCGAAAGAATTGATGGGTATGGTAGAATTTTAAAAGGAGTTATTGGAGAATAA